The following DNA comes from Anaerolineae bacterium.
GAGTTCGGCGTGCGGCTGGTGCAGGAGATGCGCAAGCTGGGCATCATGGTGGACATCGCCCATCTGGCGCCGGCCGGCGTGGCCCATGTCTTTGAGGTGTACGAAGGGCCAGTCGTCTGCTCCCACGGCAATGCCCGCGCCGTCTGCAATCACCGCCGCAACCTCACGGACGCCCAGCTCGAGCGGATCGCCGCCAGCGGGGGCGTGGTCGGGGTGACGTTCGTGCCGGCCTTCATCGCGGAGAACCCAGAGGAGGCCACCCTGGACAAGCTCATTGACCACATTGACCACATCGTGCGGGTGGCCGGCATTGACCATGTGGGCCTCGGCTCCGACTGGGACGGCTTTTTCCAGCCGACGGCGGAATTCCTCCAGCACGTCGGCCATACGCCCATGATCACCGGGGCGCTCCTGCGGCGCGGATATTCGGAAGAGGCGGTGCGCAAAATCCTGGGGGAAAATTGGATGCGCGTGTTCGAGGAGGTGGCCGGCTGAGATGAAGCTCCTAATGTTCACCGCCCGGCGCTTCTGGTACCGCACGTTCGAGAAGACGCTTCCCGAAGCGCCGGACCAGGATCAGGAAGAGGACCTGCGCGACGTCGTGCTGGCCTTTATCCATGTGGAGCCGGCGGACGCCGGCGATTGGGCCGGCGTGCGCACCAAGCTGGTCAAGAATATCAAGTGGCTGGCCAACAAATGGGGCTTCCGCAAGGTACTCCTGCATTCCTTCACCCATCTGGCGGAGGGGAAGGCGGAGCCGGCGCTGGCCCAGCAAATGATCGAGGAGACAGCGGAGCGCCTGCGCGGCGCCGGCTACGAGGTCTCCGTTACACCCTTTGGGTATTTGTGCGAGTGGGACCTGCACGTCTACGGTGAATCACTGGGGCGGGTGTTCAAGGCCCTCTAGTCAGGGGATGCCTATGGAATCATTACGGGAACTGTTCCGCATCGGCGTGGGACCTTCCAGCAGTCATACGATGGGGCCGCATCGGGCGGCGAGTGCTTTTCGACAGCAATATCCCCATGCGGCGCGCTATCGGGTGACGCTGTTCGGCAGTCTGGCGGCCACGGGCAAGGGACACCTGGCGGACCGGGCGGTACATGAGGCGCTGGCGCCGGCCGTCGTGGAGCTGATCTGGAAGCCGGACGAGTACCTGCCGGCCCATCCCAACGGCATGCTCCTGGAAGCGCTGGATGATGCCGGCAGTGTCATCGGCGCCTGGCAGGTCTACAGCGTGGGCGGCGGCGCCCTGCGCGGTGACGGTTTCCCCCCATCACCGCAGGTATACCCGCTTACAACGATGGAGGCCATCCTGAACGAATACTGTGGGCGCGAGGGCCAGCCGCTCTGGGCGTATGTCGAAGCCTGCGAGGGCAAGGAGATCTGGGATTTCCTTGCCGAGGTGTGGAAGGCCATGCGCGCCGCCGTCGCCCGCGGACTGGAGGCGGAAGGGGCACTACCGGGGGGCTTGGGCCTGACCCGCAAGGCCTGGTCCATTCACCGCAAGGCGGTGACCGGCGGCCGGCATTTCCGCCGCACCGGCCTGCTGGTGGCCTATGCCCTGGCGGTGGCAGAGGAGAACGCCGCCGGCGGCATCATCGTCACTGCCCCGACCTGCGGCTCCGCTGGCGTCCTGCCGGCGGTCTTGTCTTACCTGCAGGAGGTCATCGAGCCTTCCGAAAAAGCGATCCTGCGCGCCCTGGCCACCGCCGGCCTGGTGGGCAACCTGATCAAGGAAAATGCCTCGATATCGGGCGCCGAGGTGGGCTGTCAGGGCGAGATCGGGGCGGCCTGCGCCATGGCGGCCGCCGCGGCGGCGCAGTTGCTGGGCGGCACGGCGCGCCAGATCGAATACGCCGCCGAAATGGGGCTGGAGCATCACCTGGGTTTAACCTGCGACCCGGTGGCCGGCCTGGTGCAGATCCCCTGCATCGAGCGCAATGCCCACGCCGCCACCCGCGCCCTGACCTGTGCGGATTACGCCCTTTTCTCGGACGGCACCCATCTCATCCCGTTCGATGACGTCGTGGCGGTCATGCGCGAGACCGGGCACAACCTGCCCTCTCTGTATCGCGAGACCGCCGGCGGCGGCCTGGCGGCGGCGTACGCCCGCGAGCGGCGCGCCGGCTCCTGAGCGGAAGCGAGGGAATTCCCGCCATGGCCGGCGACGCCATCCCTTCTGCGCCCTCATCGAGACACCGCATCGCGTCAGGGCAGGTGCTCCTGCTCGGCGCTATCATCCTGGCCGGCTTTTGCCTGCGGCTGGGCCGGCTGGGGGCGCAAAGCATCTGGTACGACGAGGGGGTCAGCCTGTACCTGGCCGGCCTGGACATCCCGGCCATGATACAGCACACCGCCGGCGACATCCATCCGCCGCTCTACTATGCGCTCTTGCATTATTGGAGCCGGCTGGCCGGCGAGGGGGAGTTTGCCGCCAATTTCCTTTCGCTGTTCTTCGGGGTACTGCTCATCCCCATGGTCTATCGGATGGGGCGCGCCCTGGGATACCGGCGCGCCGGCCTGTGGGCCGCCTTCCTGGTGGCCATCTCCCCCTATCATATCTGGTATGCCCAGGAAGTGCGCATGTACACCCTGGGCGCCTGGCTGGGACTGCTGGCCGCCGGCGGCCTCTGGCTGGCGGTGCATGCGCCGCGGCGCCAGCCCCTGGGATGGGCGGTATATGTCCTGGCTTCCGCCGCCGGCCTGTACACCTTGTACTACTTCGCCTTCCTGCTGGTTGCCCTCAACGTGTGGGCGCTGGCCGAAATCCTGGCGCGGCCGCCGGCACAGCGCCGGCGCCAGCTCATACCCTGGGCAGTGGCACAGGCCGGCGTCCTGCTGCTCTATGCCCCATGGCTGCCGGTGGCCTACCGACAGGCTACCAACCCGCCGGTGCCTCCTTGGCGGGAATGGACGCCGGTCGGCAGGGTACTGCTGGAAGCGCTGACCGCATTGAGCTTCGGCCAATCGGTGGAGCCGGCCCAGGTCTGGCCCTTCCTGCTGGTGATCCTGACCCTGGCGCTGGCCGGCGCGTGGAGTCTGGCGCGCCGGAACGGCCGGCATCTCCTGCTGACCGCTGGCTATTTCCTCATTCCCCTGGCGCTTATCGAACTGCTGTCCATCTGGTCGCCCTTGTATCACGTGCGCTATCTGTTCACCTACGCGCCGGCCTTTGCGGTGCTGGTGGGCATCGGCCTGGAGGAAGCCGGCGCGAGGTGGCGTCTCGCACCCTGGCTGGCTGGCATCCTCATCGCGCTCGTCAGCACCTTCTCCCTGGCGCAGTACCACTTCCTGCCGCGCTATGCCCCCGACGACCACCGCGCCGCTGTGCGCTTCCTGGCGGAACACTGGCGCCCGGGCGATGTGGTGCTGGTGAACGCCGGCTACGCCTACCCCACGCTCCTCTACTATCTGGACATGCCGGTGGCCTGGCGCGGCCGGCTGAGCGAGTACGGCGAGGCATTCCGCCGCGCGGACGCGCCGCAGGGGCTGGTGCTGGTGCAGACCGGCACGGTGGACGGCCCTCCCTCCCTGGGCTGGGGGGACCCGCGCTCCGACTTTTATGCCCTTCCTCGGGCAGAAGCGGATAAGAAACTCCGCCGGCTCTTCACCGACTACGAGCGGGTATGGGTGTACCGCATTTATGACACCGTCACCGACCCGGACGGCTACATCCGCGCCTGGCTGGAGGCCCACGGCCGCAAGTTCGAGGAGACGCCGGCCTTCGCCGGCCTGAGCAACATGCGGGTGCAGGGCTACCTGACCCACCCGACGCCGGCCTCCCTGCCCGCCTCGGCCGAGGCCCTGGGGGTGGTATTCGGCGGCCGGCTGGAGCTGGCCGGCATGGAGGCGCCCTCCGCGGAGCTTCACGGGGGTGTGCCGCTGGATGCGGTGCTGTGGTGGCGTCCGCGGGAGGATGGCCTGCCGCGGCTGGCGGTCACGGTCCGGTTGGTGGATGACGCCGGCGTAACATGGGCGCAGACGGACGAACAACCGCTGGGAACGCTCTATACCACGGACCAATGGCCGGCCGGCGCGCTGGTGCGCCATCCGGTGCGGCTCCATCCTCCGCTGGGCCTGCCGCCCGGCACATACCGCCTGATAGTGGGGGTGTATGAAACGGAGAGCGGCGCGTCGTGGCCGGCCGGCAAGGGCCGCCTCCTGATGCAGGCCGCGGAGCTTTCCGCCCCCGGGGACCGGGCGCCGCAAGGCCTTCGGCCGCTGGCGGTTTTCGATGGGAGGCTGGCCCTGCTGGAGACGAGTTTGCCGGAAGGGCAGGTCCAGGCCGGCCGCTACGTGCACCTGACCACTTTATGGAATGCCTTACAGCCGCCGGCGGAGGAGCTGGTGCTGTTCGTCCAGCTTCTGGACGACCGGGGGCAGTTGGTGGCCGCACAGGAAGGGCCGCCGGACGCCGGCCGCTTCCCGACATCGCGCTGGGACGTCGGCCAGTTGGTGCGAGACATGCGTTCCCTGCACGTGCCGGCGGATACGCCGGCCGGCTGTTACCGGCTCATCTTGGGCTGGTACCGGGCGGCGGACGGCCGGCGCCTCGCGGCGCGGCCGGCGGGCTGGCTGGCCCGCACGCGGGATTACGTGGAATTGGGACGCGTCACGGTGACGACCCGCCGGCCCCAGCGGATACTGCCTGTGACTCCGGCGGAGCCATCCGGCGCCCAGCCGGCGCCCGGCATTGAGCTTGCCGGCTTCACCCTTTCATCCCGGCAGGCGCGGGCCGGCGAGGTGCTGGAGCTTACCCTGGTGTGGCATCGTATCGGCCCTATTCCTGGGGAGTATCACGTGTTCTGTCACCTGGTGGACACCACCGGCACCATCTGGGGCCAGGCTGACGGGGTGCCGGCCGATGGGGAAATGCCCACATTATCCTGGATGGATGGGGAATATATCCTCGATCATTACCGCATCCCGGTGCGGGCCGATGCTCTGCCGGGCACCTACCGCCTGCTGGTGGGCTTCTACGACCCGCAGACGGGCCTGCGGCCGGCCGAGCCGGCCGACCTGGGGGAAATCACCCTTCTGCCATAGCCCGGGCGCGCTCCGCCGCCGCGCCGCCGGCGACGTAGCCAGTGGAAAAGGCCGCCTGCAAATTGTAGCCGCCGGTGTCCGCGTGTACGTCCAGCAGTTCCCCGACGATATATAAGCCCTTCACCAACTTTGACTCCATGGTGCGCGGGTCCACCTCGTTGACGTCCACGCCGCCGGCGGTGACCATGGCCTCGCGGAAGGAGCGGGAGCCGGTGACGGTCAGGCGCAGGTCGCGCAGGACGCCGGCCAACCGCCGGCGCTCCGCCGCGGTGATCTGCCCGGCGACCTTATCCGGCGGGATGCCAGCCAGCTCCAGCACGGGCGGGATGAGCCGCTGGGGCAGGAGGTTTTTGGCGATGGTCTTTATGGCCTGCCGGCCGTGTGCGTCCAGCTCCCGCTGGAGGCGCGCGTCCAGCTCCTCATCGCGCAGGGCCGGCTTCAGGTCAATGGATATCTGCACGCAACCCTCTGCCAGGGCATCTACGGCCAGCGTGCTCATGGAGAGGATGATGGGGCCGGAGACGCCAAAGTGGGTGAAGAGCATTTCCCCGAACTGGCTGTGGCGCTTCTGACCGTTCACCAACAGGGTCACGCGCACGTTGCGCAGGGTCAGGCCGGCCAGGGCGTGGGACCAGGGCTCCTGCGTTTCCAGGGGCACCAGCGCCGGCCGCAGGGGATGGATGGTATGCCCCAGTGCTTCCAGCCAGGGATAGGCGTCGCCGGTGGAGCCGGTGCCGGGATAGGACATGCCGCCAGCGGCCAGGATCACGGCGCGGCCGGCGATGGGGCCGGCGTCGGTCCGCACGCCGGCGATGGCATTATCCCGCAGGATGAGGCCGCGCGCCGGCGTATTCAGGCGGATCTCCACCCGGTTCGTCCTCATATAGCGCTCCAAGGCGATGACCACATCCAGCGCTTGGTCGGAGAGGGGGAAGACGCGTCCGCCGCGTTCGACCTTGGTGGGCACGCCGAATCGTTCCAGTAATGCGCGCAGGTCCTCGGAGAAGAAGCGGCCGAAGGCGTTGTTCAGGAAGCGTCCCTGGGAGCCGAAGTGGGAGATGAACACTTCCCGGCTGGCGATGTTGGTGAGGTTACAGCGGCCCTTGCCGGTGATGCGGACCTTGGTGCCCAGGCGGGGCATTTTTTCCAGCAGGAGGGTTCGAGCGCCGCATTCGCCGGCGCGGCCGGCGGCCATCATGCCGGCGGCGCCCCCGCCCACCACAATCACATCGTATGTTGGTTGGGACATCACAGGATTCACTCATGTAGGATGCCGGCCCGCCGGCATAAAAATGTGGTCGTGCACCCCTCTTCGAGCCATATCCCCTGACTTGCCGCAGGCACCCAGCTCAGACCAGGCTCCCCTACGGCACCCGGAAGTGACCGCTTACCGTTGCTTCCTCTCGGACCTGGCGGGGTTCACGGGCTTCCGCCGCGTAGGACCCAATCCTCAACGCCAGATGCCAGGGCAGTCTCAGAAGCATCTGGCCCTCGGAGGGGAATTCGACCCCGCTATAGCGGATTGCGGGTACAGGGCACCGCTAGCTCCCCGTCTAGCACGACCACATTGTATATTATGCTTGCCGGCGGAGATTTGTCAAGCGGAGCGCAAGCTGACAATAAGCTGACAGTTACCTTCAAGGTGACCGTCAGCTCAGGTGAGGCGACAGCAGGTGACAGTCACCTCTGAGGTGACTGTCACCTTACAGGCTGTTGACGCCCGCCGGCGGATGTGCTATAGTCCTTGCCAGCAGGGGAATCTGTGGGAGGTGGGAACAATGCTTAAGCTCGGGTTCCACGTCAATCGCGTCAGCGAGGAGGTCTTCCAGGCCATCATCAAGGTGCGGCCGCCGGTGATCAAGACCCTGGACCACGACGTGGGTTTCTGGCGGCGGGTGCGGGAGGTCCTGCCGGACGCGTTCATTATCGGCCGGCTGTATGAGCCGAACCAGGTGTTTATGCCGAACCCGGAGGAGCGCGGCCGGGCCTTCGCCGAACGCGTCCTGAACATCGAGGTCAACCGCTATAAGCTGTTCAACGCCTGGGAATCCTTCAACGAATGCCTGGCCCACTCCAGCTCGCCGGAGGAGTACGACGCCTATGATCGCTTCCAGGTAGCCTTTGGGGAGCGCATCAAGGCCGCCGGCATGGAACCCATCGCCATGAACTTCGGCACCGGCCAGTATCTGGGCGAGGACTGGCTGCGCTATTTCCCCCGCACCCTGCAGTTGTACACCTATTTGGGATTTCACGAGTATGACTGGCCGACCATGTGGCGCCTGCACCAGGAGGGGGTGCAGGCCGGCAACGGCGGCATGTGGCTGGCCCTGCGCTACCGCCGCATCATGGAACCGATCCGGCAGGCCATGGGGCCGAAACATATCGCCGTCATCACCGAATGCGGGCTGACCCAGGGGGTGTATCCCGGCCGGCCGGACGTGGGCTGGCGCACCGGCGTCAGCGAGGAGCAGTACTGGGAGTCCCTCAAATGGTACAATGATGAGCTGGCCAAGGACGACTATGTGCTGGGCGCGGCCATCTTCGTCGTTGGCGCTGTCGCCCCCTGGCACTCCTTCGAGACCCTGGGCGGCATCATTGACCGGCTGGCGACGCTCACGGTGAAGCCCACCTCCTATCGCAGTCACTATGTCCTGTTCCCACAGGGCACGCCGTGGGCATGGTACGACGCCTGCCGGCACTATTTCCTGCGCTTCCGCTGTACGCGCGGCGAAAGCCCGGACGATGCCGCCAAGGTACACGGCGACCTGGGCCACACCATCACCTGCATCAATCCCTCGGAAGAGGTGCTGGCCTATCTGCGCAAGCTGAACCCCACCGCCCAGATCGACCGTATTGACGTGCAGTCGGTGGCGGAGCTGTTCGCCATCATGAAATGGCGCGCCGACAACAATCGCCGCTTCGGCTGAGGCTTACTGGGAGATCAGCCAGCGCGCCGCGGCGATAAAGCCGGCCGCCGTCTCCTCCGAGACGTCCAGGATCTCCGCCACTTGCCCGACATCGGAGCCGGCCAGCGCCGCCAGGTCCCCGATGCCGGCTTCGGCCAGCCGGCGCGCCCGTACCGCTCCGATGCCCGGCACCTCGGTCACGGAGCGCGCCGCGGCCGGCTCCTGTGGCGCCGGCGGCCCGGCCGGCACAGCCGCTGACCGCACGTCTACCAGCGCCGTCATGATGATGCCGGCATCGCTGATCTCCCGCACCGCCACGAACGTGGGCGCTCCCGCATGGGAGCGGCTGGAGGGGTTGGAGGCATCGTCAAAGGAGCGGTTGTTGGTGGAGCCGGGGAAGGGATCGCCGGCGTCCCCGCTGTCCGCCTTGGTCTCCAGCTCCATCAGCCCATCCGCCTGCATGAGCGCCACCTTATAATGGGGCTCCTTGGCGTTGGAGCTTTGTGTCTCATCCACATGGTAGATGAGCAGGCCCTCGCCGGGCAGGTAGGCGTCGAAGCCGTGTCGGGCGCGGTTCTCCAGGAGGAAGTACTCGGTCTGCGGCAGTCCATCGGTCCACAGCTTGTAGATGCGCTGATACTCCGATGCCCGCGGGATGGCGATGCGTTCCTGGCCGGTGATGACGGCCGTGTCGGTCCACCCTTGAGACATGCGGCACCAGGCGCAAGGGAGCGCCGGCGTGCGGCCGCCGTTGTTCCAGCTCCCGCCGGCCATCAGGCACCAATTGCCCAACCCCGAGGAGGAGTAATCGGTGTCGTATAAATCGGGCCACTGGAACAGCAGGTGTCCCAGCTCGTGCGCCCAGACCCCCAGCCGGCCGTCCTCCGGCACGGTCAGGTAGGCGTACAGGTTGACGCCGTCGCGCGACTGCTTCTGGCTCAGCACCCATTTGTGCGACCAGATGTGATGGATGCGGTCGGCGGTGGGGATGGATTCGGCGCCCGGGCCGGCGTGCACGATGACCAGGGCATCCACATAGCCGTCGCCGTTGGGATCGAAGCGGGAGAAATCCACATCCGGGTCAATCAGTTCCAGCGCATCCTCTGTCATCCGCTGTGCATTGTTCGGATACTCCCCCATGCCGGAGCGCTCGCCGGTGTAAAAGCGGTAGGGCTGGGGCAGGGTGTAGGGGCCGATAATAGTGCCGTCAATGAGCACCTTGCCATACGAGGCCTGGGTGTAGTAATCCCGCAGACTGCCGGTGGGGAAGGTGCCGCTGGAGAACAGCAGGGAGTGGTAATAGGCCGGGTCTACGGAGAGGGGCAGGTCCGGGAACTGCACCAGCGCCACCAGGATGTTGACCACGCCGCGCACCGGCCCTGGCCCCAGGGGCGCGCCGGCCGGCGCCGCCGGCGCCAGGCGGAGCACCCGCTCCGGCACCTCCCCGGGCGGATAGATGACCCCGTCGGAAAATCCCGGCCCGCGCGGTTCGAACTCTCCCAGCCGGATGTGCGGCCGCAGGCTGAGCGGCGCGCCGGCGATCAGGGCCTGGAACTCCTCCCGCATGGCCTGTAGGACCTCTGGGCTGGGCGCCACCAGTGCCGGCCGCATCGCATCATGAACCGTGCATCGCGTTTCCATGCGTTCCTCCTCTGGGTGTGATCTCACCCGCTGTCACGTGTCCGCACAGGTGGACGATTCGCCTGCCGGCCCCAGGACCCGGCATTCCCAGGCGTTGGCAAAGAAGCCGCCGCCGTACTCATCCCCCTCGAACCGCACGGTGAGCTGGATGCGGTCGCCGGCGCGCAGGCCGGCCGTCCCGCCGCGCCGGAGCACCACCTCCACCTCTTTCCCCACTTCGGAAGCGACAAAGTTGGGCAGGTCGGGAAGGTCATCAGCGCGCTCCACATGCAGGCGCAGGACCACGTCCTGCTCCCGCCGGGGGTGTTCGGTCAAGGCATGGATATGGCCGGTGACCAGGCCGGCGTTGGGCATGGCCCGCACCGGCAGCAAGGGCCTTTCCATTCCGTCGTCTCCTCAGGGCATCCGCCCACAATTACTGCGCCTCTGCTTCCAGATAGACCGCGAAGCTGGCCGCCGGCTGGCGCTGAGGGAAAGGACAGTCGAACGCGCCGGTCTCCCCGGCTTCCAGGGTGGCCGGCCGCACGAAGCATACGGTGGCGTCCTGGATCCCGCCGTCGGGACCGTACAGCGACACGATAGCCCGCACTTTGGTCAGGGAGCGCCGGCCGGCGTTGCGGACGTTTCCTGTAACCCGGTAGGTACTGCCGTCCTGGGACCCGCGCCGATACAGCAGTTCCAGGGCCGGCAGTTCCAGCGCCGGCGCCGGCACCGCCGCAGCGCGCACACTGATGCCGCCCAGCGTCCCCCCATAGGGGAAGACCAGCGCGAAGGGGCCGCGTCCTCCCGGCGGCAGTGCCCGCACCAAGGGGGCGACCACCACACGGTCCACTAATCGAGAACGCTCGTCGTAGAAAGTAACCTCTACCCGCGGGTCCTGGACCGGCACGGTTTCATCGTTGCGAATCTCGCCGATCACCAGATATGAATCCGAACCGTCCCGGCCAACGTGCGTGCTCACCACCCCCAGCACGACCGACTGGCCGGCAGAAGGGGTGGGGGTCGGCTGAGATGTGGGCGTCGCGGTTTGCCGCGCCGGCCGCTCCGCGGCGGTTGGCGTTGTGGTGGGCGGCGGCGTGGGGGTACTTGTCGGCGTCCGCGTGAAGGTGGGGGATGCGGTGGGCGTACGCGTGAGCGTCGCGGATGGGCTGGGCGTCGGGGAATGCGTCGGTGTACGTGTGGCTGTCGGGGTATATGTGGGGGTGGGGATGACGCCAGTGGCCACAGGGAGGAGCACCGCCGGCAGAGGCAGTGCCGCGTATTCCGCCGCGATCCAACCGTGCTCCCGGTTCGGCAGGATCACCTCCAGCCACTGGCTGTCCTCTGACCGGCCGACGATGGTTACGGGCGTGTCCCGCGCCACCTGGGTGCGCACGGGGAAAGCGGTGCCTGGCCCATGCCGCACCCGGAGATTGTCCGCCAAGATCGGGACGCGAATGGTGGGAGAAGGGATGAGGGTTGGGGAAGGGGTTGCGGTCGCGGCCGGCCCCCTCGGTACAGCCGTCGAAGCCTCGGCCAGAGTCGTGCTGGCCGCCGGCACGAAAGT
Coding sequences within:
- a CDS encoding NAD(P)/FAD-dependent oxidoreductase translates to MSQPTYDVIVVGGGAAGMMAAGRAGECGARTLLLEKMPRLGTKVRITGKGRCNLTNIASREVFISHFGSQGRFLNNAFGRFFSEDLRALLERFGVPTKVERGGRVFPLSDQALDVVIALERYMRTNRVEIRLNTPARGLILRDNAIAGVRTDAGPIAGRAVILAAGGMSYPGTGSTGDAYPWLEALGHTIHPLRPALVPLETQEPWSHALAGLTLRNVRVTLLVNGQKRHSQFGEMLFTHFGVSGPIILSMSTLAVDALAEGCVQISIDLKPALRDEELDARLQRELDAHGRQAIKTIAKNLLPQRLIPPVLELAGIPPDKVAGQITAAERRRLAGVLRDLRLTVTGSRSFREAMVTAGGVDVNEVDPRTMESKLVKGLYIVGELLDVHADTGGYNLQAAFSTGYVAGGAAAERARAMAEG
- a CDS encoding SH3 domain-containing protein; this translates as MNAWSRSQWGVLIGILLLFNVLAFGSLLALWREETAVPARRPASIVGEILPSPTFVPAASTTLAEASTAVPRGPAATATPSPTLIPSPTIRVPILADNLRVRHGPGTAFPVRTQVARDTPVTIVGRSEDSQWLEVILPNREHGWIAAEYAALPLPAVLLPVATGVIPTPTYTPTATRTPTHSPTPSPSATLTRTPTASPTFTRTPTSTPTPPPTTTPTAAERPARQTATPTSQPTPTPSAGQSVVLGVVSTHVGRDGSDSYLVIGEIRNDETVPVQDPRVEVTFYDERSRLVDRVVVAPLVRALPPGGRGPFALVFPYGGTLGGISVRAAAVPAPALELPALELLYRRGSQDGSTYRVTGNVRNAGRRSLTKVRAIVSLYGPDGGIQDATVCFVRPATLEAGETGAFDCPFPQRQPAASFAVYLEAEAQ
- a CDS encoding L-serine ammonia-lyase, iron-sulfur-dependent, subunit alpha, which produces MESLRELFRIGVGPSSSHTMGPHRAASAFRQQYPHAARYRVTLFGSLAATGKGHLADRAVHEALAPAVVELIWKPDEYLPAHPNGMLLEALDDAGSVIGAWQVYSVGGGALRGDGFPPSPQVYPLTTMEAILNEYCGREGQPLWAYVEACEGKEIWDFLAEVWKAMRAAVARGLEAEGALPGGLGLTRKAWSIHRKAVTGGRHFRRTGLLVAYALAVAEENAAGGIIVTAPTCGSAGVLPAVLSYLQEVIEPSEKAILRALATAGLVGNLIKENASISGAEVGCQGEIGAACAMAAAAAAQLLGGTARQIEYAAEMGLEHHLGLTCDPVAGLVQIPCIERNAHAATRALTCADYALFSDGTHLIPFDDVVAVMRETGHNLPSLYRETAGGGLAAAYARERRAGS
- a CDS encoding membrane dipeptidase is translated as MNMEISERARNLHASAIVFDGHCDTLLDILGNERPWDRYEGKGQVDLPRLQEGGITAQIFAAYVRPELRHKAAWETLRLIETMYEIVEGWPAQVMLATRAEHVRQAKREGKIAGILGLEGADALQGDLTVLRAFYRLGVRNIGLTWNHRNEVADGVAEERTGGGLTEFGVRLVQEMRKLGIMVDIAHLAPAGVAHVFEVYEGPVVCSHGNARAVCNHRRNLTDAQLERIAASGGVVGVTFVPAFIAENPEEATLDKLIDHIDHIVRVAGIDHVGLGSDWDGFFQPTAEFLQHVGHTPMITGALLRRGYSEEAVRKILGENWMRVFEEVAG
- a CDS encoding M6 family metalloprotease domain-containing protein; translation: METRCTVHDAMRPALVAPSPEVLQAMREEFQALIAGAPLSLRPHIRLGEFEPRGPGFSDGVIYPPGEVPERVLRLAPAAPAGAPLGPGPVRGVVNILVALVQFPDLPLSVDPAYYHSLLFSSGTFPTGSLRDYYTQASYGKVLIDGTIIGPYTLPQPYRFYTGERSGMGEYPNNAQRMTEDALELIDPDVDFSRFDPNGDGYVDALVIVHAGPGAESIPTADRIHHIWSHKWVLSQKQSRDGVNLYAYLTVPEDGRLGVWAHELGHLLFQWPDLYDTDYSSSGLGNWCLMAGGSWNNGGRTPALPCAWCRMSQGWTDTAVITGQERIAIPRASEYQRIYKLWTDGLPQTEYFLLENRARHGFDAYLPGEGLLIYHVDETQSSNAKEPHYKVALMQADGLMELETKADSGDAGDPFPGSTNNRSFDDASNPSSRSHAGAPTFVAVREISDAGIIMTALVDVRSAAVPAGPPAPQEPAAARSVTEVPGIGAVRARRLAEAGIGDLAALAGSDVGQVAEILDVSEETAAGFIAAARWLISQ
- a CDS encoding glycosyltransferase family 39 protein, coding for MAGDAIPSAPSSRHRIASGQVLLLGAIILAGFCLRLGRLGAQSIWYDEGVSLYLAGLDIPAMIQHTAGDIHPPLYYALLHYWSRLAGEGEFAANFLSLFFGVLLIPMVYRMGRALGYRRAGLWAAFLVAISPYHIWYAQEVRMYTLGAWLGLLAAGGLWLAVHAPRRQPLGWAVYVLASAAGLYTLYYFAFLLVALNVWALAEILARPPAQRRRQLIPWAVAQAGVLLLYAPWLPVAYRQATNPPVPPWREWTPVGRVLLEALTALSFGQSVEPAQVWPFLLVILTLALAGAWSLARRNGRHLLLTAGYFLIPLALIELLSIWSPLYHVRYLFTYAPAFAVLVGIGLEEAGARWRLAPWLAGILIALVSTFSLAQYHFLPRYAPDDHRAAVRFLAEHWRPGDVVLVNAGYAYPTLLYYLDMPVAWRGRLSEYGEAFRRADAPQGLVLVQTGTVDGPPSLGWGDPRSDFYALPRAEADKKLRRLFTDYERVWVYRIYDTVTDPDGYIRAWLEAHGRKFEETPAFAGLSNMRVQGYLTHPTPASLPASAEALGVVFGGRLELAGMEAPSAELHGGVPLDAVLWWRPREDGLPRLAVTVRLVDDAGVTWAQTDEQPLGTLYTTDQWPAGALVRHPVRLHPPLGLPPGTYRLIVGVYETESGASWPAGKGRLLMQAAELSAPGDRAPQGLRPLAVFDGRLALLETSLPEGQVQAGRYVHLTTLWNALQPPAEELVLFVQLLDDRGQLVAAQEGPPDAGRFPTSRWDVGQLVRDMRSLHVPADTPAGCYRLILGWYRAADGRRLAARPAGWLARTRDYVELGRVTVTTRRPQRILPVTPAEPSGAQPAPGIELAGFTLSSRQARAGEVLELTLVWHRIGPIPGEYHVFCHLVDTTGTIWGQADGVPADGEMPTLSWMDGEYILDHYRIPVRADALPGTYRLLVGFYDPQTGLRPAEPADLGEITLLP